In Bacteroidota bacterium, the following proteins share a genomic window:
- a CDS encoding DivIVA domain-containing protein, with protein sequence MKLTPLDIKKQEFKKVLRGYDPVEVDSFLDMMSNEFAELLRQTKEMNTQLVEFETQLRDYRQMEKTLQQTLMQAQEASGRSIENSRKEGQLIIQEAELKANQLLDRARIDLSRTKEEISTLRSKKESIVSRLKVLLNSEIELIKALEVDDDELTKDLSRGTGKDSIEIDEIIKKL encoded by the coding sequence ATGAAACTCACACCTCTTGACATCAAGAAGCAGGAGTTCAAGAAAGTTCTTCGCGGGTACGATCCGGTTGAGGTAGATTCGTTTCTGGACATGATGTCGAACGAGTTTGCGGAATTACTGCGGCAGACGAAGGAGATGAACACGCAGCTCGTCGAGTTCGAGACCCAACTTCGCGATTACCGGCAGATGGAGAAAACCCTCCAGCAGACGCTGATGCAGGCTCAGGAGGCAAGCGGACGGTCGATCGAGAATTCCCGCAAAGAGGGGCAGCTGATCATTCAGGAGGCTGAGCTGAAAGCCAACCAGCTTCTCGACCGGGCGCGCATCGACCTTTCCAGAACGAAAGAAGAGATCTCAACCCTCCGCTCAAAGAAGGAGTCGATCGTCAGCCGCCTGAAAGTGCTGCTGAATTCCGAGATCGAACTTATTAAGGCGCTCGAAGTGGACGATGATGAGCTGACAAAGGATTTGTCGCGGGGAACGGGAAAAGACTCGATCGAAATCGATGAGATTATTAAAAAGCTCTAG
- a CDS encoding purine-nucleoside phosphorylase, whose amino-acid sequence MSPLRKQIDEALSFLRTKTSASPSIGIILGTGLGGLAKEINADLVIDYGDIPHFPLSTVESHHGKLIFGTLGGKSVVAMQGRFHYYEGYTMQQITFPVRVMKFLGVNTLLVSNAAGGMNPLFVRGDIMLITDHINLLGDNPLIGPNDEQLGPRFPDMSEPYSKELIALAERIARELKIKVQKGVFIAVPGPNLETRAEYRFLRGAGGDVVGMSTVPECIVAVHMSMRVLGFSIITDECFPDSLAPAKLDEIVATAMAAEPKLTAIMKEVVRTIKN is encoded by the coding sequence ATGTCTCCCCTGCGGAAGCAAATTGATGAGGCGTTGAGTTTTTTACGGACGAAGACCTCGGCGTCGCCGTCGATCGGAATCATCCTCGGCACCGGGCTCGGCGGACTGGCAAAGGAGATCAACGCCGATCTCGTGATCGATTACGGAGATATTCCGCATTTTCCTCTGTCGACGGTCGAATCCCATCACGGCAAGTTGATCTTCGGAACGCTTGGCGGAAAGAGCGTGGTCGCGATGCAGGGGCGCTTTCATTATTATGAAGGCTACACGATGCAGCAGATCACGTTCCCCGTCAGAGTGATGAAATTCCTGGGCGTGAATACGCTGCTGGTCTCCAACGCAGCGGGGGGAATGAATCCGCTTTTTGTCCGCGGCGATATCATGCTGATCACCGACCACATCAACTTGCTCGGCGATAACCCGCTGATCGGTCCGAACGACGAACAACTCGGCCCGCGATTCCCGGACATGTCCGAACCGTATTCGAAAGAGCTGATTGCGCTGGCGGAACGCATTGCGCGGGAGCTGAAGATCAAAGTGCAGAAAGGAGTGTTCATCGCGGTTCCCGGTCCGAACCTTGAAACGCGCGCCGAATACCGTTTCCTTCGCGGCGCCGGCGGGGATGTGGTCGGAATGTCGACGGTGCCGGAATGCATTGTCGCCGTGCACATGTCGATGCGCGTCCTTGGGTTTTCCATCATTACCGACGAGTGTTTCCCTGATTCGCTGGCGCCGGCAAAGCTGGACGAGATCGTCGCGACAGCAATGGCCGCCGAGCCGAAGCTGACGGCGATTATGAAAGAGGTGGTAAGAACAATTAAGAATTAA
- the ileS gene encoding isoleucine--tRNA ligase produces MFKELTDKISYSSVEKEILAFWEKEKIFEQSITSREGKPQFTFYEGPPTANGRPGIHHVMARSLKDIVCRYKTMRGFRVPRKAGWDTHGLPVEIEVEKMLGIKHKDDILAYGVEKFNEECKKSVWKYKTEWESMTRTMGYWVDLSDPYITFTNEYMESVWWALKRYFDGGMIYKGYKIQPYCPRCETPLSSHEVALGYKDVKDPSVYVKMKVKGETNTYFLVWTTTPWTLISNVALAVHPEVEYVKVELMTGEEHALAGTGDFLILAKARLGVLKEKYSIVAEFTGKKLTGKEYERLFNYHQPKEKGWYVVEADFVTTEDGSGIVHMAPAYGEDDYQIGRKYGLPTIHPVNKSGEFDETVTDYKGKFVKDADAEIIQDLRMRNILYKKEAYLHSYPHCWRCSSPLLYYARDSWYISTTTYAPRMIELNKQINWIPAETGSGRFGNWLEENKDWALSRDRYWGTPLPIWVCEKCGHQKCIGSIEELKQGKNFPQPVDLHKPSVDPVTFACEKCGGTMKRTPELIDVWFDSGAMPFAQWHYPFENKDIFEKAYPADFISEGIDQTRGWFYTLHSIGTFLFDKPAFKNCLVNDLILDKQGQKMSKSKGNTVNPFDLIEKYGADATRWYLVANSPVWRPTLFDEDGIAEVQRKFFSTLVNTYSFFALYANIDKFTYSEARIPVRERAEIDRWILSSLNTLVGSYGRFMDEYDIMKSARAVSDFTIDQLSNWYVRRNRRRFWKSEKGKDKTAAYQTLYECLVAVTQMMAPFAPFLADELYRGLNSVTKREPFQSVHLSTFQRVEDEAIDRELEERMERAMRIVGIVRAMRMKSNLKVRQPLKKIIVPISNEEQKRSIMKMESVILEEINVKSIEFVHDESDIVLKKAKPNFRSLGQKYGKQVQAVAAKVREMTSQEITTLQKAGTFALPVNGSTFSITNEDIEVMHEDLHGWLVEADGGLTVALDTEITPDLRNEGFAREFVNRVQNMRKDAGFDVTDRISIYYRGTELLNRALEAMHDYIARETLAINIISTLHAGEISAKENVNGEECDISIERAR; encoded by the coding sequence ATGTTTAAAGAGCTGACCGACAAAATAAGTTATTCGAGCGTTGAAAAAGAGATCCTTGCGTTCTGGGAAAAGGAAAAGATCTTCGAGCAGAGCATTACTTCGCGCGAAGGGAAACCCCAGTTCACTTTTTATGAGGGCCCGCCGACGGCAAACGGCCGTCCCGGAATTCATCACGTCATGGCCCGCTCGCTGAAAGATATCGTCTGCCGCTACAAGACGATGCGCGGATTCCGGGTTCCTCGGAAAGCAGGCTGGGATACTCACGGTCTTCCCGTCGAGATCGAAGTTGAAAAGATGCTCGGCATCAAACACAAGGACGATATTCTTGCCTACGGTGTCGAGAAGTTCAACGAGGAGTGCAAAAAATCGGTCTGGAAATACAAGACCGAATGGGAATCGATGACCCGCACCATGGGATACTGGGTCGATCTTTCCGACCCGTACATCACGTTCACCAACGAGTATATGGAATCGGTCTGGTGGGCGCTCAAACGGTATTTCGACGGGGGGATGATCTACAAAGGTTACAAGATCCAGCCGTATTGCCCCCGCTGTGAAACGCCCCTCTCGTCGCATGAAGTCGCGCTGGGATACAAGGACGTAAAAGATCCGAGCGTGTACGTCAAAATGAAAGTGAAAGGGGAGACGAACACCTACTTCCTCGTGTGGACGACCACGCCATGGACGCTCATTTCCAACGTTGCCCTGGCGGTCCATCCGGAGGTTGAATACGTCAAAGTTGAGTTAATGACCGGCGAAGAGCATGCGCTCGCCGGGACCGGAGATTTTCTTATCCTCGCAAAGGCCCGGCTCGGCGTGTTGAAGGAAAAGTATAGCATTGTTGCGGAGTTCACCGGCAAGAAGCTGACCGGAAAAGAATACGAACGTCTCTTCAATTATCATCAACCAAAAGAAAAAGGATGGTACGTTGTCGAGGCCGATTTCGTCACGACTGAAGACGGTTCAGGGATCGTTCACATGGCCCCTGCGTACGGCGAAGACGACTATCAGATAGGACGGAAGTACGGATTACCGACGATCCACCCCGTCAATAAATCAGGCGAGTTCGACGAAACGGTCACCGACTATAAAGGAAAATTTGTCAAGGATGCCGATGCGGAGATAATACAGGATTTAAGGATGCGTAACATTCTGTACAAGAAGGAAGCGTATCTTCACAGTTATCCGCACTGCTGGCGCTGTTCGTCGCCGCTTTTGTATTACGCGCGCGACTCGTGGTACATCAGCACAACGACGTATGCGCCGCGAATGATCGAGCTGAACAAACAGATCAACTGGATTCCCGCAGAGACCGGCTCGGGCCGGTTCGGGAACTGGCTGGAAGAAAACAAGGATTGGGCGTTGTCCCGCGATCGTTATTGGGGGACGCCGCTGCCGATCTGGGTCTGCGAGAAATGCGGTCATCAGAAATGTATCGGCAGCATCGAGGAATTAAAGCAAGGGAAAAATTTCCCCCAGCCGGTCGATCTCCATAAACCGTCGGTCGACCCCGTCACCTTCGCGTGCGAAAAATGCGGCGGCACCATGAAGCGGACGCCGGAGCTGATCGACGTCTGGTTCGACTCGGGAGCCATGCCGTTTGCGCAATGGCATTATCCGTTCGAGAACAAGGACATTTTCGAGAAGGCGTATCCGGCGGATTTCATTTCAGAAGGGATCGACCAGACACGCGGCTGGTTTTACACGCTTCATTCGATCGGCACGTTCCTTTTCGACAAGCCGGCGTTCAAAAATTGCCTGGTCAACGACCTCATCCTCGACAAGCAGGGGCAGAAAATGTCCAAGTCGAAGGGGAACACCGTCAACCCGTTTGACTTGATCGAGAAATATGGCGCCGATGCGACGCGCTGGTACTTGGTGGCGAACAGTCCCGTCTGGCGGCCGACGCTGTTCGACGAGGATGGAATCGCGGAAGTTCAGAGGAAGTTCTTCAGCACGCTGGTCAATACGTATTCATTTTTCGCCCTATATGCGAATATTGACAAGTTCACATATAGCGAAGCCCGCATCCCGGTCCGGGAACGGGCGGAGATCGATCGCTGGATCCTTTCGTCGCTCAACACGCTCGTCGGGTCGTACGGCCGGTTCATGGACGAGTACGACATCATGAAATCGGCGCGGGCAGTGAGCGATTTCACAATAGATCAGCTTTCCAACTGGTATGTTCGAAGGAACCGCCGCCGGTTTTGGAAGAGTGAGAAAGGAAAAGACAAGACCGCTGCGTATCAAACGTTGTATGAATGCCTGGTCGCCGTGACGCAGATGATGGCGCCGTTCGCCCCGTTTCTGGCGGATGAACTCTACCGGGGGCTGAATTCGGTCACAAAACGGGAACCATTCCAATCGGTTCATCTTTCGACGTTTCAACGTGTCGAAGATGAGGCGATCGACCGGGAACTTGAAGAGCGGATGGAAAGGGCAATGCGCATTGTCGGAATCGTCCGCGCGATGAGGATGAAGTCGAACCTCAAGGTGCGGCAGCCTCTCAAGAAAATCATCGTGCCGATTTCCAACGAAGAGCAGAAGCGATCCATTATGAAGATGGAGAGCGTGATCCTGGAAGAGATCAACGTGAAGTCCATCGAATTCGTCCATGATGAATCGGACATCGTGCTCAAGAAAGCCAAACCGAACTTCAGGTCGCTGGGACAAAAATACGGCAAGCAGGTGCAGGCCGTCGCAGCGAAGGTCCGTGAAATGACGTCGCAGGAGATCACGACGCTCCAGAAGGCCGGCACGTTTGCCCTCCCTGTCAACGGCAGTACGTTCTCCATCACGAACGAAGATATCGAGGTGATGCACGAAGACCTCCACGGATGGCTCGTCGAGGCCGACGGCGGATTGACGGTTGCCCTCGATACGGAAATTACCCCGGACCTGAGGAACGAGGGGTTTGCCCGCGAATTCGTCAACCGGGTCCAGAATATGAGGAAGGACGCCGGTTTTGACGTGACCGACAGGATTTCGATCTATTATCGCGGAACGGAACTTTTGAACCGGGCGTTGGAAGCAATGCACGACTACATCGCCCGTGAAACGCTGGCAATCAACATTATTTCCACATTGCATGCCGGAGAGATATCGGCGAAAGAGAACGTGAACGGCGAAGAATGCGATATCAGCATCGAACGGGCGAGATAA
- a CDS encoding TraR/DksA C4-type zinc finger protein, whose amino-acid sequence MAKAVAGKKKIVGVKKGAGSLAAKAKRKKVAPKAADKNMAKAAPEKRPVKVKGYGVKDLENFKVIIMEKRKEILEELQILKESMMDVTTGEYANENSTYSMHMEQGTDAMEREKTFLFASREGKFLNYLEDALKRIEKGTYGFCTDCGKLIEKERLEAVPHAQLCIRCKVKKGR is encoded by the coding sequence ATGGCAAAAGCAGTTGCTGGAAAGAAAAAAATAGTCGGAGTTAAAAAAGGAGCAGGAAGCCTGGCGGCGAAAGCGAAACGAAAGAAAGTCGCGCCGAAGGCGGCCGACAAGAATATGGCGAAAGCGGCTCCGGAGAAGCGTCCCGTGAAGGTGAAAGGGTACGGTGTCAAGGACCTGGAGAACTTCAAAGTGATCATCATGGAAAAGAGGAAGGAGATCCTCGAAGAGCTTCAGATCCTGAAAGAGAGCATGATGGACGTGACAACGGGAGAGTACGCGAACGAGAACTCGACTTACTCCATGCATATGGAGCAGGGGACCGATGCGATGGAGAGAGAAAAGACGTTCTTGTTCGCTTCAAGGGAAGGGAAATTCCTGAACTATCTCGAAGATGCTCTTAAACGGATCGAAAAAGGGACGTACGGATTCTGTACCGATTGCGGAAAGCTGATCGAAAAAGAACGGCTGGAAGCGGTGCCGCACGCGCAACTTTGTATCCGTTGTAAAGTAAAAAAGGGTAGGTAA
- the lspA gene encoding signal peptidase II, whose product MRILYVTLFVVLGDQATKLFIKGFSIPALGIHVQGVPIGSTIPVLGNFGRLTYIENPGMAFGIDVGGKLFFSLFSVIASIGILVYLYKMRNERLLFRFSLALILGGAIGNLIDRVFYGVLFNDGGLFYGKVVDFIDIDFFNVTIFGYHLSRWPIFNIADSAVTIGVLILLIFHRKFVIEDEEAAKPSLETAAASPETPPKIGS is encoded by the coding sequence GTGAGAATACTGTATGTGACGCTGTTTGTCGTTCTTGGAGACCAGGCGACAAAATTATTCATCAAGGGCTTTTCCATCCCCGCGCTCGGGATCCACGTCCAGGGAGTGCCGATCGGGTCGACGATTCCGGTGCTCGGAAATTTCGGACGGCTGACCTACATCGAAAACCCCGGCATGGCATTCGGGATCGATGTCGGCGGAAAATTATTCTTCTCCCTCTTTTCCGTCATTGCCAGTATCGGCATTTTGGTCTATCTCTATAAAATGAGGAACGAACGCCTGCTTTTTCGTTTTTCGCTCGCTCTCATTCTCGGCGGAGCCATCGGCAACCTCATCGACCGCGTTTTTTACGGGGTGCTGTTCAACGACGGCGGACTGTTCTACGGCAAGGTTGTCGATTTCATCGACATCGACTTCTTCAACGTGACGATCTTCGGGTACCATCTTTCGCGATGGCCTATCTTTAACATCGCCGACTCTGCCGTAACGATCGGCGTTTTGATCTTGCTGATCTTCCATCGAAAGTTTGTCATCGAAGACGAAGAAGCTGCGAAACCGTCGCTGGAGACGGCGGCTGCCTCTCCCGAGACTCCCCCCAAAATCGGCTCGTGA
- a CDS encoding RluA family pseudouridine synthase, which produces MKTRFDIVVPAGQKKERLDVYLTTHVENATRNKVQEAIRGGEVLVNGKNVKASHAIAPGEVIHVELSRPEPPEVLPENIPLDVVYEDEYLMVVNKPAGMVTHPAYKHYSGTLVNALLYHSNFLSRPHPMRPGIVHRLDKDTSGLLVVAKDETTHQKLSRQFANKTTEREYRAIVWGVFKNEEGIVEAPLGRSKSDRKKVAVTKEGKHAVTEYEVMEQFAYLALLRLHLRTGRTHQIRVHLAHIHHPVFGDETYGGRNDAFGGLDGKKKAEAANLLEKISRQALHAKQLGFVHPVSKEFLRFDSELPDDMKRVLEFLEK; this is translated from the coding sequence ATGAAAACCAGATTTGATATCGTCGTCCCTGCCGGACAAAAGAAAGAGCGGCTCGACGTCTATTTGACGACGCATGTCGAAAATGCAACGCGGAATAAGGTCCAGGAAGCCATCCGAGGCGGGGAGGTTCTCGTCAACGGAAAAAACGTGAAGGCCAGCCATGCGATCGCTCCGGGCGAGGTCATTCACGTCGAGCTCTCAAGGCCGGAACCGCCGGAAGTCCTCCCCGAAAACATCCCCCTCGATGTCGTGTATGAGGACGAGTACCTGATGGTCGTGAACAAGCCGGCTGGCATGGTGACGCATCCTGCCTACAAACATTATTCCGGAACGCTCGTCAATGCTCTGCTCTATCATTCCAATTTCCTTTCACGGCCGCATCCGATGCGCCCCGGCATCGTCCACCGGCTGGATAAAGATACGTCGGGGCTTCTGGTCGTCGCAAAGGATGAGACAACGCACCAGAAACTTTCGCGGCAATTTGCCAATAAGACCACCGAGCGGGAATATCGGGCGATCGTGTGGGGGGTGTTCAAAAATGAGGAAGGAATCGTCGAGGCTCCGCTCGGCCGGAGCAAGAGCGACAGGAAAAAAGTGGCGGTGACAAAGGAGGGGAAACATGCCGTCACCGAATACGAGGTCATGGAACAGTTCGCCTATCTAGCGCTTCTCCGGCTGCATCTCCGCACCGGACGCACTCATCAGATCCGCGTCCATCTCGCCCACATTCACCATCCGGTCTTCGGAGACGAGACCTACGGCGGCCGTAATGACGCGTTTGGGGGGCTGGATGGGAAGAAGAAAGCTGAGGCGGCGAACCTGCTCGAGAAAATTTCACGGCAGGCGCTGCACGCAAAGCAGCTGGGGTTCGTTCATCCGGTGTCAAAGGAATTTTTGCGTTTCGATTCCGAGCTGCCGGATGATATGAAGCGGGTGCTTGAATTTTTGGAGAAGTGA
- the mreC gene encoding rod shape-determining protein MreC, which yields MIIEKMQRLYQLYYLFKEYIIFSILVLLSIALLTQNDNEQVRRIRSLAVGMVGAFQSTVSVVPNVFEIERENEMLRRMNVNLADEVNQLREARLENMRLRSMIALKETSTTKLIAGKVVAKNLNLLRNTLTMNVGENDGVAVGMPIVTGEGLVGRVIAVSGSYAVGQAMLNADFRASAKVQRSRVDGIIAWDGRSVMLKNIAKSLDVRPGDAIVTSEYSNVFPPNIKIGVVGTVTEIPGSLFKRVEVVPAVDFVKLEEAFVVNFVPDIEKARLEEKSQK from the coding sequence TTGATCATTGAAAAAATGCAGCGCCTCTACCAACTGTACTACCTTTTTAAAGAGTACATCATTTTTTCCATCCTCGTACTCCTTTCCATCGCCCTTCTCACCCAAAATGACAACGAACAAGTGAGGCGCATCCGCTCGTTGGCGGTCGGTATGGTCGGCGCGTTCCAGAGCACGGTCTCGGTCGTCCCAAACGTGTTCGAGATAGAGCGCGAGAACGAGATGCTGCGGAGAATGAACGTCAACCTTGCCGACGAGGTGAACCAGCTTCGGGAAGCGCGTCTCGAAAACATGCGCCTTCGTTCCATGATCGCGCTCAAGGAAACTTCCACGACGAAACTCATCGCGGGGAAGGTGGTGGCGAAAAACCTCAACCTCCTCCGCAATACGCTGACGATGAACGTCGGAGAAAACGACGGCGTTGCGGTCGGGATGCCGATCGTGACCGGCGAAGGGCTGGTCGGAAGAGTGATCGCGGTCAGCGGGAGCTATGCGGTGGGCCAGGCGATGCTTAACGCCGATTTCAGGGCAAGCGCGAAAGTTCAGCGAAGCCGCGTAGACGGAATTATCGCATGGGACGGAAGGTCGGTGATGCTGAAGAACATCGCCAAATCGCTCGACGTGCGCCCGGGCGACGCCATCGTCACGTCGGAGTACAGCAACGTCTTCCCGCCGAACATTAAGATCGGGGTCGTAGGGACGGTGACGGAAATCCCGGGGAGCTTATTCAAACGTGTGGAGGTCGTCCCCGCCGTTGATTTCGTGAAACTGGAAGAGGCGTTTGTGGTGAATTTTGTCCCCGATATCGAAAAGGCCCGCCTCGAAGAGAAGTCTCAAAAGTGA
- a CDS encoding rod shape-determining protein — protein MGILSVFSADLAIDLGTANTLIHMKGKGIVLNEPSIVAFDRNTKKIVAIGNEAREMLGRTHRDIRTIRPMKDGVIADFEIAEGMLREFIKKIHANWLPSRRIVICVPSGVTEVEKRAVRDSAEHAGAKEVHLIAEPMAAAIGVGLDVDNPVGNMVVDIGGGTTEIAVIALSGIVNEESIRIAGDEMNSAIIQFFKKNHNILIGERTAEAIKCEVGSVMPMKEEVGIQVKGRDLVNGIPKTTEASSVEIRESLNECIQQIVDAVKLTLERTPPELSSDILDRGIMLSGGGALLKGLDERLRLETNLPVHVAEDPLTAVVRGTGKVLENLNHYAKVLIKNRRY, from the coding sequence ATGGGAATTCTCTCCGTATTTTCAGCAGACCTCGCCATCGATCTCGGTACTGCCAATACGCTTATTCACATGAAGGGCAAAGGCATCGTTCTGAACGAGCCTTCGATCGTCGCCTTTGACCGCAACACAAAGAAAATCGTTGCCATCGGAAATGAAGCGCGCGAAATGCTCGGACGAACGCACCGCGACATCCGCACCATCCGTCCGATGAAAGACGGAGTGATCGCCGATTTTGAGATCGCGGAGGGAATGCTGCGCGAGTTCATCAAAAAAATCCACGCCAACTGGCTGCCGAGCCGGCGCATCGTCATCTGCGTGCCGAGCGGCGTCACCGAAGTGGAAAAGCGGGCCGTGCGCGACTCCGCTGAACATGCGGGAGCGAAGGAAGTTCATCTGATCGCGGAACCGATGGCGGCGGCGATCGGCGTCGGACTCGATGTGGATAATCCGGTCGGCAATATGGTGGTGGATATCGGCGGCGGCACGACGGAAATCGCGGTCATCGCGTTGTCGGGAATCGTGAACGAGGAGTCGATCCGCATCGCCGGCGACGAAATGAATTCCGCTATCATCCAGTTCTTCAAAAAGAACCACAACATCCTGATCGGCGAGCGGACGGCCGAGGCGATCAAATGCGAGGTCGGCTCGGTGATGCCGATGAAGGAAGAGGTCGGAATTCAGGTGAAGGGGCGCGACCTGGTGAACGGCATTCCGAAAACGACCGAAGCCAGCTCGGTAGAAATACGGGAATCGCTGAACGAATGCATCCAGCAGATCGTCGACGCAGTGAAACTGACGCTCGAGCGGACGCCCCCCGAACTCTCGTCGGACATTCTCGACCGGGGTATCATGCTCTCCGGCGGCGGCGCGCTTCTCAAAGGGTTGGATGAGCGGTTGCGGCTCGAAACAAATCTGCCGGTGCACGTTGCCGAAGACCCGCTGACTGCCGTCGTTCGCGGTACAGGAAAGGTGCTCGAGAACCTGAACCACTACGCGAAAGTGCTGATCAAAAACCGGCGATATTAA
- the purH gene encoding bifunctional phosphoribosylaminoimidazolecarboxamide formyltransferase/IMP cyclohydrolase has protein sequence MLKVRRALLSVSNKEGIVELASELHQLGVEIISTGGTHALLSSSNVPVKQVSEVTGFPEILDGRVKTLHPGVHAGLLAVLDNPVHRKQLDDLHIQPIDLVVVNLYPFKETIERNGVTTEEAIEQIDIGGPAMIRSAAKNYRFTCVVVSPKKYPELVLELKERNGSVSEETCFTLAKEAFQHTAHYDAVIAEYLQRRTPGQQTFPDTFTLSLTKVFDLRYGENPHQHAALYGNFNHCFKKLHGKELSYNNIIDTTAAVNLLAEFAEPAAVIIKHTNPCGVGRGSTIAAAYKRAIATDSKSAFGGIVAVNRPLDMAAAEMINQIFTEIIIAPSFPPDVLEFLMKKKDRRLIQQIGDVRSVVEPDIRRVTYGLLVQSPDTARITRDDVKIVTERKPTEDELEAMLFAWKVAKHVKSNAIVYATRDCTIGIGAGQMSRVDSSKLAVRKAQEAGLSVDRTVVASDAYFPFADGLIEAVKAGATAVIQPGGSVRDEEVIKAANENNIAMVFTGIRHFKH, from the coding sequence TTGCTAAAAGTCCGCAGAGCATTGCTGAGCGTTTCCAATAAAGAAGGAATTGTCGAACTCGCATCGGAACTCCACCAGCTCGGGGTTGAGATAATTTCAACCGGCGGAACACATGCCCTTCTCTCCTCTTCGAACGTTCCCGTCAAACAGGTCTCGGAAGTCACGGGCTTCCCGGAAATTTTGGATGGACGGGTAAAAACGCTGCATCCCGGAGTGCATGCAGGACTGCTTGCCGTGCTCGATAACCCGGTCCACCGAAAACAACTGGACGACCTTCATATCCAGCCGATCGATCTCGTTGTTGTGAACTTATATCCGTTCAAGGAAACGATCGAGAGGAACGGCGTGACGACGGAAGAAGCAATCGAACAGATCGATATCGGCGGGCCGGCGATGATCCGTTCGGCGGCGAAGAATTACCGGTTCACGTGCGTTGTTGTCAGCCCCAAGAAATATCCGGAGCTGGTCCTCGAGCTCAAAGAACGAAACGGTTCCGTCAGCGAAGAAACATGCTTCACGCTCGCAAAGGAAGCATTCCAGCACACGGCGCATTATGATGCCGTGATCGCCGAGTATCTCCAGCGGCGAACGCCCGGCCAGCAGACCTTTCCCGACACGTTCACGCTCTCCCTCACCAAAGTTTTCGACCTTCGCTACGGCGAGAACCCGCACCAGCACGCGGCGCTCTACGGAAACTTCAACCATTGTTTCAAGAAACTGCACGGCAAGGAGCTTTCGTACAATAATATCATCGACACGACCGCCGCGGTCAATCTTCTGGCCGAGTTCGCCGAACCTGCGGCGGTCATCATCAAACACACGAACCCGTGCGGCGTGGGCCGCGGTTCGACGATCGCCGCGGCGTACAAGCGCGCGATCGCTACCGATTCGAAATCGGCCTTCGGAGGGATCGTAGCCGTCAATCGTCCGCTCGACATGGCGGCTGCAGAAATGATCAACCAGATATTTACGGAGATCATCATCGCCCCGTCGTTCCCCCCGGATGTTCTGGAATTTCTGATGAAGAAAAAAGACCGGCGTCTGATCCAGCAAATCGGGGACGTCAGGTCGGTCGTCGAACCGGATATTCGCCGCGTGACGTACGGTCTTCTCGTGCAGTCCCCCGACACTGCGCGCATCACGCGGGACGATGTGAAAATAGTCACAGAACGGAAGCCGACGGAAGACGAACTTGAAGCGATGCTCTTCGCTTGGAAGGTCGCCAAGCATGTGAAATCCAACGCGATCGTGTATGCGACGAGGGACTGCACCATCGGCATCGGAGCGGGGCAGATGTCGCGCGTCGATTCCTCCAAGCTCGCGGTGCGAAAAGCACAGGAAGCGGGGTTATCGGTGGATCGTACGGTCGTCGCTTCCGACGCCTATTTCCCGTTCGCCGACGGGCTGATCGAGGCCGTAAAAGCAGGGGCGACGGCGGTCATCCAGCCGGGAGGCTCCGTGAGGGACGAGGAAGTGATCAAAGCCGCGAACGAGAATAATATTGCGATGGTCTTTACGGGCATCCGGCATTTCAAACACTGA
- the purN gene encoding phosphoribosylglycinamide formyltransferase produces MLSIAVFASGRGSNFQALAETIVKKNIDAKIVVVISNNSDAGALSLAQALHIPALHLSQKQFPSKDAFTEAVLSALESRGVNFIVLAGYMKKVDPAVIRRYRNCVINVHPALLPEFGGQGMYGHHVHEAVIAQRAPVSGATVHIVDDQFDHGPIVLQESIPVAPDDTPETLAERVLRIEHRILPRAVELFAQKRISVTDGKVHILH; encoded by the coding sequence TTGTTATCAATTGCAGTGTTTGCTTCGGGGCGCGGCTCCAATTTTCAGGCGTTGGCCGAAACAATTGTTAAAAAAAATATCGATGCAAAAATTGTTGTTGTGATCAGCAACAATTCTGACGCGGGTGCGTTGTCGCTCGCGCAAGCGCTTCATATCCCGGCACTTCATCTAAGCCAGAAACAATTTCCATCGAAGGATGCGTTCACAGAGGCGGTTCTCTCTGCCCTCGAATCGCGCGGCGTCAATTTTATTGTCCTCGCCGGTTACATGAAGAAGGTCGACCCGGCGGTCATCAGGCGGTACCGGAATTGCGTCATCAATGTGCATCCTGCGCTGCTGCCGGAGTTCGGCGGGCAAGGGATGTACGGGCATCACGTCCATGAAGCTGTCATAGCGCAGCGGGCGCCGGTCTCCGGCGCGACCGTTCATATCGTGGACGACCAATTCGATCACGGCCCCATCGTTCTCCAGGAATCAATTCCAGTGGCACCGGACGATACTCCGGAGACCCTTGCTGAGCGAGTGCTCCGCATCGAACACAGGATACTTCCCCGCGCCGTAGAGCTTTTTGCTCAAAAGAGAATTTCAGTCACCGACGGCAAGGTCCACATACTTCACTGA